From Hydractinia symbiolongicarpus strain clone_291-10 chromosome 12, HSymV2.1, whole genome shotgun sequence, one genomic window encodes:
- the LOC130622366 gene encoding E3 ubiquitin-protein ligase MARCHF2-like, with translation MKLKKYFPNTPTCRYCLEEAKDLITPCSCKGSLRYVHKKCLMEWFQTKKELQCELCKTDFSLKVKGVKSPVTWIFPKIIFDDIFFLFVIAFIVLSLVMLPVGYLYCKKCYTNFCIFCYCFVVFATLYLPTMFVYLKIPVTDFIRCLRVNLSWEVVEKKTLIAGDKKSI, from the exons atgaaattaaagaaatattttccaaACACACCAACTTGTAGATATTGTTTAGAAGAAGCGAAAGATCTTATTACACCTTGCAGTTGTAAAGGAAGTTTGAGATATGTTCACAAGAAATGTTTGATGGAATggtttcaaacaaaaaaagaattacaaTGCGAACTTTGTAAAACAGACTTCTCCTTGAAGGTCAAAGGTGTCAAATCACCAGTTACG TGGATTTTCCCGAAAATTATCTTCGACGACATATTTTTCCTGTTCGTGATTGCATTTATCGTCCTGTCACTTGTTATGCTCCCAGTTGGTTATCTATACTGCAAAAAATGTTACACCAACTTTTGTATCTTCTGCTACTGTTTTGTAGTCTTCGCAACTCTATATCTACCAACAATGTTTGTTTACCTTAAAATACCGGTAACCGATTTTATAAGATGTTTGCGTGTTAACTTGTCATGGGAAGTAGTTGAAAAGAAGACGCTGATTGCTGGTGATAAGAAAAGTATTTAA